Proteins encoded together in one Quercus lobata isolate SW786 chromosome 3, ValleyOak3.0 Primary Assembly, whole genome shotgun sequence window:
- the LOC115980062 gene encoding calreticulin produces MAFKGRRNPSFLSLLLLLSLLSIASAKVFFEERFDDGWESRWVKSDWKKDENMAGEWNYTSGKWTGNPDIKGIQTSEDYRFFAISAEFPEFSNKDKTLVFQFAVKHEQKLDCGGGYMKLLSDGIDQKKFGGDTPYSIMFGPDICGYSTKKVHAILNYNETNHLIKKDVPCETDQLTHVYTFILKPDATYTILIDNVEKQTGSLYSDWDLLPPKKIKDPEAKKPEDWDDKEYIPDPEDKKPEGYDDIPKEIPDTDAKKPEDWDDEEDGEWTPPTIANPEYKGPWKAKKIKNPNYQGKWKAPLIDNPDFKDDPDLYVFPKLKYVGIELWQVKSGTLFSNVLITDDAEYAKQLAEDTWGKYKDAEKAAFDEAEKKREEEEAKEDPADSDAEDDDDDAEDEAGEDSDVESKDESKDDAEVETKEDEKHDEL; encoded by the exons ACGGATGGGAAAGTCGGTGGGTTAAATCTGATTGGAAGAAAGATGAGAACATGGCTGGAGAATGGAACTACACCTCCGGGAAGTGGACTGGAAACCCTGATATCAAAG GTATCCAGACAAGCGAAGACTATAGATTCTTTGCTATTTCAGCTGAGTTCCCTGAATTCAGCAATAAGGATAAGACTCTAGTCTTCCAATTTGCCGTCAAGCATGAACAAAAGCTTGACTGTGGTGGTGGGTACATGAAACTACTCAGCGATGGAATTGATCAAAAGAAATTCGGTGGTGACACCCCATACAG TATCATGTTTGGCCCAGATATCTGTGGCTACAGCACCAAGAAAGTGCATGCTATTCTCAACTACAATGAAACAAACCATTTGATCAAGAAGGATGTTCCATGTGAAACCGACCAACTCACTCATGTCTATACATTTATCCTCAAGCCAGATGCCACCTACACCATCCTAATTGACAATGTGGAGAAGCAAACCGGCAGTCTCTACTCTGATTGGGATCTTCTCCCTCCAAAGAAAATCAAGGATCCCGAGGCCAAGAAA CCAGAAGATTGGGATGACAAAGAGTACATTCCTGATCCTGAAGACAAGAAGCCAGAG GGCTATGATGACATCCCAAAGGAAATTCCTGATACCGATGCCAAGAAG CCCGAAGACTGGGATGATGAGGAAGATGGTGAGTGGACACCCCCAACCATTGCCAACCCTGAGTACAAGGGCCCATGGAAGGCAAAG AAAATTAAGAACCCCAACTACCAGGGGAAATGGAAGGCACCATTGATTGACAACCCAG ATTTCAAGGATGATCCAGACCTATATGTCTTCCCCAAGTTGAAGTATGTTGGCATTGAACTGTGGCAG GTGAAATCTGGTACCTTGTTCAGCAATGTCTTGATTACTGATGATGCAGAGTATGCCAAGCAGTTAGCAGAAGACACCTGGGGCAAGTACAAGGAT GCTGAGAAGGCAGCATTTGATGAGGctgagaagaagagagaggaggaG GAAGCAAAGGAAGATCCAGCTGATTCTGAT GCTGAGGATGACGATGATGACGCCGAAGATGAAGCAGGTGAAGATTCTGATGTTGAATCCAAGGATGAAAGCAAAGACGATGCTGAGGTTGAAACCAAGGAAGATGAGAAACAT GATGAACTGTAA